In the Aliarcobacter cryaerophilus genome, one interval contains:
- a CDS encoding hemolysin family protein yields the protein MLFVALILVLLNGFFVLSEFAIVKVRKTKLEEFLKQGKSGASLALKMSNSLDTYLSATQLGITFSSLALGWIGEPALAKLIETNFSYLANNPVLLHTISFIIAFSIVTFLHVVFGEIVPKSIAIAKAEVMVLYIARPLYLFWLVFYPLIRFFDIVAAAILRALGVKPATEHELAHSEEELRIIVNESFKGGHIDSVESEIIKNAVDFSETVAKEIMTPRKDMICLNSEKSFEENIKRVTSTKHTRYPYCHGGKDNIVGMVHTRDLLNNALENKDIDIAKYVRPIIMVPENTSISTILTRMNKSRIHLALVVDEYGGTSGLITLDDIIEEIIGETTDEHDPKNETIKKIDENKYELDGMVNIEKVEEILDITFEETEISVTIGGRIFNLIGRLPVAGETIEDKYCTYKILEVGSNRIKRILCEKIVEE from the coding sequence ATGCTTTTTGTTGCACTAATTTTAGTGCTTTTAAATGGTTTTTTCGTTCTTTCTGAATTTGCAATTGTCAAAGTAAGAAAAACAAAATTAGAAGAGTTTTTAAAACAGGGTAAAAGCGGTGCTTCTTTGGCACTAAAAATGTCCAATTCTCTTGATACTTATTTAAGCGCAACTCAACTTGGAATTACTTTTTCTTCTCTTGCTCTTGGTTGGATTGGAGAACCTGCTCTTGCTAAACTTATAGAGACTAATTTTAGTTATTTAGCAAATAATCCTGTTTTATTGCATACTATTAGTTTTATCATAGCGTTTTCTATAGTAACATTTCTTCATGTTGTTTTTGGTGAAATTGTTCCAAAATCTATTGCTATCGCAAAAGCTGAAGTGATGGTTTTATATATTGCTCGTCCTTTATATCTATTTTGGTTAGTTTTTTATCCACTTATCAGATTTTTTGATATTGTAGCTGCTGCTATTCTTAGAGCTCTTGGAGTTAAACCAGCAACAGAACATGAATTAGCACACTCAGAAGAAGAACTTAGAATCATAGTAAATGAGAGTTTTAAAGGTGGTCATATTGATTCAGTTGAGAGTGAAATTATAAAAAATGCAGTGGATTTTTCAGAAACTGTTGCAAAAGAGATTATGACACCAAGAAAAGATATGATATGTTTAAATTCTGAAAAAAGCTTTGAGGAAAATATCAAAAGAGTAACTTCAACAAAACATACTAGATATCCATATTGCCATGGAGGAAAAGATAATATTGTAGGAATGGTTCACACTAGAGATTTATTAAATAATGCTCTTGAAAATAAAGATATAGATATTGCAAAATATGTAAGACCAATTATTATGGTGCCTGAAAATACATCAATCTCTACTATTTTAACAAGAATGAATAAAAGTAGAATTCATTTAGCATTAGTTGTTGATGAGTATGGTGGAACTTCTGGTCTTATTACTTTAGATGATATTATTGAAGAGATTATTGGTGAAACGACAGATGAACATGATCCAAAAAATGAAACTATTAAAAAAATAGATGAAAATAAATATGAACTAGATGGTATGGTAAATATTGAAAAAGTTGAAGAGATTTTAGATATAACATTTGAAGAGACTGAAATATCTGTTACTATTGGCGGAAGAATATTTAATTTAATAGGTAGATTACCAGTAGCTGGAGAAACTATTGAAGATAAATATTGTACTTATAAAATTTTAGAAGTAGGAAGTAATCGTATAAAAAGAATATTATGCGAAAAAATAGTAGAAGAATAA
- a CDS encoding endonuclease MutS2 encodes MENLIKKLDLNEYITNFSKLFAREKSIILEGDINIHYKIISELSKYNINQPLSVQNLDSQLMHLQKQGVLRVYEIYEFIKIINYFLYLKRFNFEGKLFEWMDKIIVPNDILKICEYFDDKANLKEGVDEDFDNIKQAIYKNKEEIKQSLYKTINSSKIKPYLVDMQVHFINEQECLLVRGGFNHILSGSVIDRSNSGFFYVIPHSISDLKEKQSDLKNKQEEILFKLCKEISHIFEKNLLFLKFINKEFDKFDHYQARIFFSKIGDKNFILPSKKDENRLVDFCHPALSSPKPISIDFSKSVIMITGVNAGGKTMMLKSILSAIFLSKYLLPYNAHKSTVVSNFKSINAVLDDPQSVKNDISTFAGRMLEFSKLFEVKNAIVGVDEIELGTDSDEAASLFKVIIEDLIKNDIKIIITTHHKRLAALMASNPNVELIAALYDEENQKPTYQFLQGTIGRSYAFETALRYKIPAGVVKRAKEVYGEDKDRLNELIERSSELEREYRQKIANLDSEIENYKRLSNNLKEQKESLDLHIYSEKSKLHKEYQDARDEAKKAIKAKLVSQSHQHLNISHKIAKEIEVEKVQEKIELKVGDRVKYRNTKGTIVSIKGSKAFIENDIGMKVQVQLNDLSRSGNPPPKIPTKKAVVTIQKPETGNIKLDLHGLRAEEAIENLDKFLSDALLAGFEEVLVYHGIGSGKLAFAVKEFLKKHPRVKGFEDAHPSSGGFGAKVIKL; translated from the coding sequence ATGGAAAATTTAATAAAAAAACTAGACTTAAACGAATATATCACAAACTTTTCAAAACTTTTTGCAAGAGAAAAATCTATAATATTAGAAGGTGATATAAATATTCACTATAAAATAATAAGTGAACTTTCAAAATATAATATAAACCAACCTTTAAGTGTACAAAATCTTGATTCACAGTTAATGCATCTTCAAAAACAAGGTGTTTTACGGGTTTATGAAATTTATGAGTTTATAAAAATAATAAACTATTTTTTATATCTAAAAAGATTTAATTTTGAAGGAAAACTTTTTGAGTGGATGGATAAAATCATTGTTCCAAATGATATTTTAAAAATTTGTGAATATTTTGATGATAAAGCAAATCTAAAAGAGGGTGTTGATGAAGATTTTGACAATATAAAACAAGCTATTTATAAAAATAAAGAAGAGATAAAACAGAGCCTTTATAAAACTATAAACTCATCAAAAATAAAGCCTTATTTAGTAGATATGCAGGTACATTTTATAAATGAGCAGGAGTGTTTATTAGTTCGTGGAGGATTTAATCATATACTTAGTGGAAGTGTTATAGATAGGTCTAATTCAGGATTCTTTTATGTAATTCCACATAGTATTAGTGATTTAAAAGAGAAACAGAGTGATTTAAAAAACAAACAAGAGGAGATTTTATTTAAACTTTGTAAAGAAATTTCTCATATTTTTGAAAAAAATCTACTTTTTTTAAAGTTTATAAATAAAGAGTTTGATAAGTTTGATCACTATCAAGCTAGGATATTTTTCTCAAAAATAGGGGATAAAAATTTTATTTTACCTTCTAAAAAAGATGAGAACAGACTTGTTGATTTTTGTCATCCAGCTTTAAGTAGTCCAAAACCTATTTCTATTGATTTTTCAAAGAGTGTTATTATGATAACAGGAGTAAATGCAGGTGGAAAAACAATGATGCTAAAATCGATTTTAAGTGCGATTTTTCTATCAAAATATCTACTTCCATATAATGCTCATAAAAGTACAGTTGTAAGTAATTTTAAATCTATAAATGCTGTTTTAGATGATCCTCAAAGTGTTAAAAATGATATTTCCACATTTGCTGGTAGAATGTTAGAATTTTCAAAGCTTTTTGAAGTAAAAAATGCAATAGTTGGAGTTGATGAGATAGAATTAGGTACTGATTCAGATGAAGCGGCAAGCTTATTCAAAGTTATAATTGAAGATTTAATTAAAAATGATATAAAAATAATAATTACAACTCATCATAAAAGATTGGCTGCTTTGATGGCTTCAAACCCAAATGTTGAGTTAATAGCAGCACTTTATGATGAAGAGAATCAAAAACCAACATATCAGTTTTTACAAGGAACTATTGGAAGATCCTATGCTTTTGAAACAGCATTGAGATATAAAATTCCAGCGGGAGTTGTAAAAAGGGCAAAAGAGGTTTATGGAGAAGATAAAGATAGATTAAATGAGTTGATAGAAAGAAGTAGTGAGCTTGAGCGTGAGTATAGGCAAAAAATAGCAAATTTAGATAGTGAAATAGAAAATTATAAAAGATTATCAAATAATTTAAAAGAGCAAAAAGAGAGTTTAGATTTACATATTTATAGCGAAAAATCAAAGCTTCATAAAGAGTATCAAGATGCACGAGATGAAGCAAAAAAGGCTATAAAAGCAAAACTTGTTAGCCAATCACATCAACATTTAAATATTTCACACAAAATAGCAAAAGAGATAGAGGTTGAAAAAGTACAAGAAAAAATTGAGCTAAAAGTTGGAGATAGAGTTAAATATAGAAATACAAAAGGAACTATTGTTTCAATTAAAGGTTCTAAGGCATTTATTGAAAATGATATAGGAATGAAAGTTCAAGTTCAACTTAATGATTTAAGTAGAAGTGGAAATCCTCCACCAAAAATTCCTACAAAAAAAGCTGTTGTAACTATTCAAAAGCCAGAAACAGGAAATATAAAGTTAGATTTACATGGTCTTAGAGCAGAAGAGGCTATAGAGAATCTTGATAAGTTTTTAAGTGATGCTCTTTTGGCTGGATTTGAAGAAGTTTTAGTATATCACGGGATTGGTTCTGGAAAATTAGCTTTTGCTGTAAAAGAGTTTTTGAAAAAACATCCAAGAGTAAAAGGTTTTGAAGATGCACATCCAAGTAGTGGTGGATTTGGGGCTAAAGTTATAAAACTTTAG
- a CDS encoding AsmA-like C-terminal domain-containing protein codes for MDLPIKKDNQDLKELDILGKYKNDILDINSKKDDIFLRVRDNQTTIKLDGYDIFYDTKYNDIHEKIGNLSIIGTKSNIVINNKNKILADFYELNINKDRKFFYLEFEDSKISFTNQNNNIDIYAAKINEKFINTFANSNILDGGKIDFFANGTTKSIRGKLIVEDSSLKNVTILNNIMFLVESSPAFINPLLAIPAVFGLNKLGIYKIKEGVVEFEYDNDKNLIDIKNLHTVGNGMDFEGKGVLDLNKKEVDATLNLVFLKTYSSVFEYIPIVNYILLGDEKRVETQIQLTGSLSDPVLTTNLFKDGFSAPLNIFKRVFTTPSNMIDNFNKFNQKD; via the coding sequence TTGGATTTACCTATAAAAAAAGATAATCAAGATTTAAAAGAGCTTGATATTTTAGGAAAATACAAAAATGATATTTTAGATATAAACTCAAAAAAAGATGATATTTTTTTAAGAGTAAGAGATAATCAAACAACTATAAAATTAGATGGATATGATATTTTTTATGATACAAAATATAATGATATTCATGAAAAAATAGGTAATTTAAGTATTATTGGAACAAAATCAAATATAGTTATAAATAATAAAAATAAGATATTAGCAGATTTTTATGAGTTAAATATAAATAAAGATAGAAAATTTTTCTATTTAGAATTTGAAGATAGTAAAATAAGTTTTACAAATCAAAACAATAATATAGATATATATGCAGCAAAGATAAATGAAAAATTTATAAATACTTTTGCAAATAGTAATATTTTAGATGGTGGAAAAATTGATTTTTTTGCAAATGGAACTACAAAAAGTATAAGAGGAAAATTAATAGTAGAAGATAGTAGTTTAAAAAATGTAACTATTTTAAATAATATTATGTTTTTAGTTGAAAGTTCACCAGCTTTTATAAATCCTCTTTTGGCTATTCCTGCTGTTTTTGGCTTAAATAAATTAGGAATTTACAAAATAAAAGAGGGTGTAGTTGAATTTGAATATGATAACGATAAAAATTTAATTGATATAAAAAATTTACACACAGTTGGAAATGGTATGGATTTTGAAGGAAAAGGAGTTTTAGATTTAAATAAAAAAGAGGTAGATGCAACGCTTAATTTAGTATTTTTAAAAACATATTCATCTGTATTTGAATATATTCCAATTGTAAATTATATTTTATTGGGAGATGAAAAGAGAGTTGAAACCCAAATTCAATTAACAGGAAGCTTAAGTGATCCAGTTCTTACTACAAATTTATTTAAAGATGGATTTTCTGCCCCTTTAAATATATTTAAAAGAGTATTTACAACACCTTCAAATATGATTGATAATTTTAATAAATTTAATCAAAAAGATTAA
- a CDS encoding DUF3971 domain-containing protein codes for MKLDKKLILNIENIEYKSEKTMTNSSIEDIKKNLDILPFVLKWFQSIDIEKLSINDNIVKIVLNKDILSVENKFFLLDSKIDVLSKEVLLDINNLYLKDYNILFKGKAKIDYFDEELKYFGDIYYQDLIVSGNIDITKDRVNFFIKSEFFKNLHFLKKYLDLPEVANSWMYDNVTGDFKLNWFYGEFDLNKNEIIEKSLQGDAVIENAKIRFENSLEEINTSKVNVNFKNSTLHFDLVDAIYKEKELKNSFVTIKDIANENSGLVLVNIEANTSLDKDILGILEAYGIVVPVLQKNGETQAKLLLSFPYAEDKPMSYNGVFIAEKSNISISGFDFETNGAKVILENDLLYINDASFIYQDMVDAKANLKLDLNSLKIEGTSQINKILVKDSKNSKILNITNANSDIFMDFSKNVNIELKDLKTVIKYDKFLTINLNDISKIYNYSDILKQNSINSGNISLKIINKDNIDFNGFFSGFTIPIKKDNKEINSLDFYGNINKDSVQISSSDNSIRLNFKDNIDLFLDGYDIYYDENISKNSKLEFDTNIDLKNSKLFFDNQEYKIKSANFNIKKI; via the coding sequence AAACATAGAGTATAAATCAGAAAAAACTATGACAAACAGCTCAATTGAAGATATAAAAAAGAATTTAGATATTTTACCATTTGTATTAAAATGGTTTCAAAGTATTGATATAGAAAAATTATCAATCAACGATAATATAGTTAAGATAGTATTAAATAAAGATATTTTAAGTGTTGAAAATAAGTTTTTTTTACTTGATTCAAAAATAGATGTTTTATCAAAAGAGGTTTTGTTAGATATTAATAATTTATATTTAAAAGATTACAACATTTTATTTAAAGGAAAAGCTAAAATTGACTATTTTGATGAAGAGTTAAAGTATTTTGGAGATATTTATTATCAAGATTTAATAGTTTCTGGAAATATTGATATCACAAAAGATAGAGTTAATTTTTTTATAAAAAGTGAATTTTTTAAAAACTTACATTTCTTAAAAAAATATCTTGATTTACCAGAAGTTGCAAACTCTTGGATGTATGATAATGTAACTGGAGATTTTAAGTTAAATTGGTTTTATGGTGAATTTGATTTAAATAAAAATGAGATAATTGAAAAAAGCCTCCAAGGTGATGCAGTTATTGAAAATGCAAAAATAAGATTTGAAAATAGTCTAGAAGAGATAAATACAAGCAAAGTTAATGTAAATTTCAAAAATAGTACTTTGCATTTTGATTTAGTAGATGCTATATACAAAGAAAAAGAGCTTAAAAATAGTTTTGTAACAATAAAAGATATTGCAAATGAGAATAGTGGTTTGGTTTTGGTAAATATTGAAGCCAATACCTCTTTAGATAAAGATATTTTAGGTATTTTAGAAGCCTATGGAATTGTTGTTCCCGTTTTGCAAAAAAATGGAGAAACGCAAGCTAAGTTACTTTTGTCTTTTCCTTATGCAGAAGATAAGCCTATGAGTTATAATGGAGTTTTTATAGCAGAAAAATCAAACATTTCTATATCTGGTTTTGATTTTGAAACAAATGGTGCAAAAGTTATTTTAGAAAATGATTTGTTGTATATAAATGATGCTAGTTTTATTTATCAAGATATGGTAGATGCAAAAGCAAATTTAAAACTAGATTTAAATAGTTTAAAAATAGAAGGAACTTCACAAATAAATAAGATTTTAGTAAAAGATAGTAAAAATTCTAAAATTTTAAATATAACAAACGCAAATAGTGATATTTTTATGGATTTTAGCAAAAATGTAAATATTGAACTAAAAGATTTAAAAACAGTTATAAAATACGATAAGTTTTTAACTATAAATCTAAATGATATTTCAAAGATATATAATTATTCAGACATTTTAAAACAAAATAGTATAAATAGTGGAAATATATCTTTAAAAATTATAAATAAAGATAATATAGATTTCAATGGATTTTTTAGTGGATTTACTATTCCTATAAAAAAAGATAATAAAGAGATAAATAGTTTAGATTTTTATGGAAATATCAATAAAGATAGCGTACAAATATCTTCTAGTGATAACTCAATAAGGTTAAATTTTAAAGATAATATAGATCTTTTTTTAGATGGATATGATATTTATTATGATGAGAATATCAGTAAAAATAGTAAATTAGAATTTGATACAAATATAGACTTAAAAAATTCTAAACTATTTTTTGATAATCAAGAGTATAAAATAAAAAGTGCTAATTTTAATATAAAAAAGATTTAA